The region GTCACTACATCGACAGTCCAGCAAAATCTACAGGACGTCCGGCAGAGAATCTCGGCGGCGGCGGAACGTTGCGGGCGCGCGCCAGAAGAAATTACGCTGCTTGCCGTCAGCAAAACCAAACCTGTGAGCGCGATCGAAGAAGCCATTGCGGCCGGGCAACGGGCGTTTGGCGAGAACTATGTGCAGGAAGGGGTGGACAAGATTCGCCATTTTCAGCTCGCTCAACCAGATACGACGCTGGAATGGCACTTTATCGGGCCTTTGCAGTCGAATAAAAGCCGTCTGGTGGCGGAGCATTTCGACTGGTGCCACACCATCGACCGGCTGCGCATCGCCCAGCGCCTGAGCGAGCAACGCCCGGCGCACTTGCCGCCGCTCAATGTGCTGTTGCAAGTCAATATCAGCCAGGAGCAGAGCAAATCCGGCATGCTGCCCGGCGACCTGCCGGCACTGGCCGCCAGCGTGGCACAATTGCCGAATCTGCGGCTGCGCGGGTTGATGGCGATCCCCGCGCCGGAAACGGATCACGCGCGTCAACTGGCGGTATTTCGCCAGATGACCGAACTTTTCCTGCAACTGAAAGCGGATTATGGCACTTTGGATACCCTGTCGATGGGCATGACCGACGACATGGCCGCCGCCATTGAGGCCGGCAGTACGCTGGTGCGGATCGGCACCGCGATTTTTGGCGCACGTGATTACAGTTCACCGGCCAGTTAACCTTAACGGACAGACGAGAACAGCGAGAATCTGATGGAACACCGTAAAATAGCCTTTATTGGCGCGGGCAATATGGCGCAGGCGATCATCGCCGGTCTGATGGCGGGCGGTTATCCGGCCAGCCACGTCAGCGTCAGCGCGCCGTCAGCCACCCATCGGGATGCGCTGGCCGCCCGTTATGGCATCGCCAGCCTGAGCGATAATACGGTCTGCGCCCGTGATGCCGACGTCATCGTACTCGCAGTCAAACCGCAACTGATGGCGGGCGTCTGCGAGGTGCTGGCGCAGCAGGTGGATTTCAGCGGCAAGCTGGTGCTGTCGATCGCCGCGGGCGTCAGCGTGGCGCGGTTCCGTGAACTGCTGGGCGCCGCCATCAATATTGTACGCATCATGCCCAATACCCCGTCGCTGGTGGGCAAAGGCATGAGCGGCTTGTACGCGCCGGCGGAGGTCAGCGAAACCAACCGCGCCTTTGCCGCCGACCTGATGAAGAGCGTCGGCAAGCTGTGCTGGGTCGACGACGAAGCGCAGATTAACGGCGTAATTGCCGCCGCCGGCAGCGCTCCCGCCTACTTCTTCCTGTTTATGGAAGCCATGCAGCAGGAAGCTATCCGCCAGGGCTTCGACGCCGACACCGCCAGGCTGCTGGTACAGCAGGCGGCCAGCGGCGCGGCGGCGCTGGTGGAGGCCAGCCCGGATATCCCGCTGTCGACATTGCGGGAAAACGTGACCTCCAAAGGCGGCACCACCGCCGAAGCGCTGCGCGTGTTCAACGAGCGCCAGTTGAGCCAGACTGTCGCCGACGCCATGCAGGCCGCCGTACACCGGGCGAAAGAAATGGAATCGCTGTTCTGATTGCCGTCTGAAACATGATTTTTAATGAAGGAATAACCGTCTCATGCTGACCCTGACTTTTCTGGTCAAGACCCTGATTGACCTGTACGTAATGGTGTTGCTGCTGCGAATCTGGATGCAGTGGGCACGCAGTGATTTTTATAACCCGCTGGCGCAGTTCGTGGTGAAGCTCACCCAGCCGATCATCGGGCCGCTACGTCGCATCATTCCGTCGCTGGGGCCGATCGACAGCGCGTCGCTGCTGCTGGCGTTTCTGCTCACCACGCTGAAATACCCGTTACTGTTGCTGATCCAGGTCGGCTCGCTGTCGCTCAGCCCGATCAACCTGCTGGTGGGGCTGCTGGCGCTGGTCAAATCCGCCGGTTATCTGGTGTTCTGGATAGTGATTATCCGTTCGCTGATGAGCTGGATCAGTCAGGGCCGCAGCCCGGTGGATTACATGCTGCATCAATTGACCGAACCGCTGATGGGGCCGGTGCGCCGCGTTCTGCCGTCGGCCGGCGGGCTGGATTTCTCGCCGATGGTGGTGATTCTGGTGCTGTACCTGCTGAACTACCTCGGCATGGATTTTTTCCCGGGGCTGTGGTTCTTGTTGTGAGTGCCGTTAGTCGTTGCGAAGACGGGTTGGTGATTCGGCTGTATATTCAGCCGAAAGCCAGCCGGGATCAGATTGTCGGGTTGCATGGCGACGAACTTAAAGTCGCCATCACCGCGCCGCCGGTGGATGGTCAAGCCAACGCCCACCTCATCAAATTTATTGCCAAGCAGTTTCGCGTCGCCAAAAGCATGGTGACCATCGAAAAGGGCGAGCTTGGGCGTCACAAACAGATTAGAATCGTCAACCC is a window of Dickeya solani IPO 2222 DNA encoding:
- the yggU gene encoding DUF167 family protein YggU; the protein is MSAVSRCEDGLVIRLYIQPKASRDQIVGLHGDELKVAITAPPVDGQANAHLIKFIAKQFRVAKSMVTIEKGELGRHKQIRIVNPQAIPADVAELIS
- a CDS encoding YggS family pyridoxal phosphate-dependent enzyme, which translates into the protein MTISTVTTSTVQQNLQDVRQRISAAAERCGRAPEEITLLAVSKTKPVSAIEEAIAAGQRAFGENYVQEGVDKIRHFQLAQPDTTLEWHFIGPLQSNKSRLVAEHFDWCHTIDRLRIAQRLSEQRPAHLPPLNVLLQVNISQEQSKSGMLPGDLPALAASVAQLPNLRLRGLMAIPAPETDHARQLAVFRQMTELFLQLKADYGTLDTLSMGMTDDMAAAIEAGSTLVRIGTAIFGARDYSSPAS
- a CDS encoding YggT family protein, producing the protein MLTLTFLVKTLIDLYVMVLLLRIWMQWARSDFYNPLAQFVVKLTQPIIGPLRRIIPSLGPIDSASLLLAFLLTTLKYPLLLLIQVGSLSLSPINLLVGLLALVKSAGYLVFWIVIIRSLMSWISQGRSPVDYMLHQLTEPLMGPVRRVLPSAGGLDFSPMVVILVLYLLNYLGMDFFPGLWFLL
- the proC gene encoding pyrroline-5-carboxylate reductase; this translates as MEHRKIAFIGAGNMAQAIIAGLMAGGYPASHVSVSAPSATHRDALAARYGIASLSDNTVCARDADVIVLAVKPQLMAGVCEVLAQQVDFSGKLVLSIAAGVSVARFRELLGAAINIVRIMPNTPSLVGKGMSGLYAPAEVSETNRAFAADLMKSVGKLCWVDDEAQINGVIAAAGSAPAYFFLFMEAMQQEAIRQGFDADTARLLVQQAASGAAALVEASPDIPLSTLRENVTSKGGTTAEALRVFNERQLSQTVADAMQAAVHRAKEMESLF